Part of the Microbacterium sp. Clip185 genome is shown below.
CCGCGATCGAGGGCGATGCGGATGCGACGGCGGCACAGGATTCGTCGACGCGCGCGCTGCTCGACTACTACCGGACCCACCGCACGGTCTGACACCCTCGGGCCCTCCGGCGCCGCATCCGTCTTCCGGGTGCGGCGCCGCGGCGTTGTGGGCGAGTGCGGCGCCGCGGCGTTGTGGGCGAGTGCGGCGCCGCGGCGTTGTGGCCCGGCTCCATCGCCCGAGTTGCGTCGCACTTGCGCAGATGCGCCACTTTTACGCAGATGCGCCTGCTGATCGCAGGCGCATCTGCGCAAAAGTGTGGCGGTTCCGCATCCGTTCGCGCTGGCGGCGAGTAGCCGCGAAGGAAACGGATGCGGCTTGCGCGCCCGCATCCGCCATCCGCCGCTCGCCGCTTGCCGCTTGCCGCTTGCCGCTACAGAAATGCGCACCTGCACCAAGTAATCACTGGCGCAGGTGCGCAGAACTGTGGCATTTGCGCAACTGCGACGCAACTCGGGCACCCGGATGCCGGAACCGACCTTTACGCCGGACCTGCCCCGAGACCCAGGACCCGTGCCCCCAGGACCCGCGCCCCCAGGCCCCCGAGCCCCGAATCCCCCGGGGCCGGCCCCGTGCCCCCAGGTCAAGGCCCCCGGGCCCAGACCCCACGCGCGGGACGCGGGGTCAGTAGCCGCTGAAGGCGTCTGTCGTGATGCCGCGGGCCTTCTCGAGCGCCGGCGCGAGGTCGGCGATCAGCCGCGGCGGGCCCGACACGTACGCGTGACGCTGGCCGATGTCGGGAACGACACGGGCGAGGTGCCCGGCATCGATGCGATCCGGACCTGCCCACGTCCAGTTCGCGGGCAGAGTCCCCGGGTCGTCGGGAGTGAACACGACCACCGGAACCCCGGATGCGGCGAGGTCGTCGCGGAACACGAGCTGACCGGCATCCGACGCCACGAACACGAGCACGATGTCGCGCCGGACCCCGCTGGCCGCGAGATGACGCAGTTGCGACACGAAGGGCGTCACGCCGATACCTGCGGCTACGAGCAGCACGGGCCGCGAGGTGTCCTTGGGTAGAACGAAGTCGCCCCAGATGCCCGTGACGGCCAGCTTCTTGCCCGGCTGCACCTCGCCGAGCGCCTTCTTGTACGAGCTCTGCGGCCCCACGCCGTCGCGATAGGCGACACGCACCGTCGGCAGGTCCTCCGGTGCGGAGACGATGCTGAACTCGCGTCGGGTTCCGCGCGCGTCGGCGCGACGGTGGGGCACATCGAGCTCGAGATACTGGCCCGCCCGGAAGGCGAGACCGCGCTCGGCGCGGAACACCAGCTCCCGAACCGTCGGGCTCGGCGAGTGCCGCTCCACGAGCGTCAGCCGCACGGCCTGACGCAGGCAGAGCAGGAACGCGATCAGGTTGCCGATGAGCAGCGCCCGCTCCTGGCCCAGCGTCATGTAACCGACCGGGATGGGCCAGCCCGCCAGCACCCCCACGACGGCAGCCACCGTGTACTGCTGCCAGCGCCGCGGCGGCAGCGTCAACGGCTCGGAGAGCATGAAGGCGCCGAGGAACAGGAACGGGGATGCGGTCAGCACCTGCCCGATCACGGTGCCCGCATCGATCGCGAGACCGGACTGCTGATACTGGACGAAGACACGGATCAGGTTGACGGCGACGGCGACCACGAAGAAGAGCCCGACGACGCGGATCTTCTCGGTGCGCCAGAGCACGATGAGCCCGAGCAGCAGCACCGGACCGAACAGCACGGGGGTTCCCACCCACCAGGCCGAACCGCCGATGCCCGAATCCAGCGGCAGCAGCGCGGAGACGATCGTGACGACCGTCGCCCCCACGGCCGCCGGGTTGAAGATATGGCGGCCGCGCCACGCGAGCAGGTACTTGGATACGGATGCGGCCAGCGCCGCGATCGCGATGCCCACCAGTCCCATGGGCTCGACGGTCGGGCGCAGCACGAACAGCAGGATCACGGAGGTGATGAGCGTGGACTCGGTGCGCAGGGGCAGCCGCAGCAGTCGCTGCGCCGTGGTGTCGGCGAGGACGCCGACCACGACCAGCACGAGGGCGGTGGCCAGCAGCTCCCACGGCGTGGGGACGACGAGGCCCGCGAACGAGAGGACGAAGGCGATGGCGGCGAGCACGCCCAGCGCGAGCTGAACGAGCCGGTACATCGACAGGCGCCCGAAGAGGGCGGTGACCCGATTCGCGCCGGCGGTGAAGGAGGCGATCACAGGAACAACTCGGCTTTCTGGTCAACGGACCATTCGACGGTGCCGTCGGTGGTCATCCTCACCCACGACACGCCCCAGTCGGCGGCCAATTCGGGGCCGCCGTCGAAGAAGAGTGCGGTCGCCGCCGCGTCGGCGTGCATCGCATCGGATGCCAGCGCCCACGTGGCGGCGATCGTGCGCACCGGAACGCCGGTGCGGGCATCGAGCACGTGGTGGAGGCCCTCGCCCCACGCGCGGCGGTTCGTCGCGGACGCGCACAGCGCCGCATCCTCGACCTCGAAGACACCGATCGCCCGGGAGGGGTCGAAAGGATGCTCGAGACCGACGCGCACGGGACCGCCGCGAACCGCCATGTCTCCGCTCGCGTCGACCACGAAGTCGCCGGCGACGGATCCCGCGAGGATCTTGGCGACGAGGTCGACGAGGCGGCCCTTGCCGAGGGCACCCACATCCAGCAGCGCCGGTCGGGCGAGCCGCAGCGTCTGGGCGTCCCACTCAAGCACCTGCTGCCACGACGGGGCAGGAGAAGGCCCGCGGTCGACGAACGAGTAGGCGGCGTCGTATCCGCGACGAGCGAGACTCTCGCCCACCAAGGGGTTCACCGCTCCCGCCGTCGCCGCATCGAGCTCGAGGTAGGCGTCGAGCATCGCGACCGCATCCGCCGGCGCGGCCGCCTCGCCGCCGTGGGCGGCGAGGCGGCTCACGAGGGAGTCCGGGCGGAACCGCGACCACTCCTCATCGAAGCCGTCGATCACGGCGCCGATGAGCGTGCGGGTCTGGTCGGTGATGGGCTCAGCGGTCTCGATCTCCCATCGGGTTCCGATCGCGTCGAACCGCCACAGCTCGGACATCAGCTCTTGGCTTCGGTCTTGATCTCCTCGATGGCCTGGTTGAAGCCGCCGCTCGTGAGCGACGACCCGGCCACCCGGCTGACCTTGATGTCGTCGATCTTCTTGCCGACGACCTCGTCCGAGATGCCGCCGATGAACTGGCCCTGGTACTGCTGCGACTCGCGCGCCTGCGGGTCGCCGGTCACGTCGACGGCGGTGATGGTGTCATCCGCGAGCGTCACCTTGACGGTGATCTTCTCGACCGTCTCGGGCGTCTGGTAGGAGCCCTCGGCGGTGTAGGTGCCGTCCTTGTACGTGCCCGAGCTGGAGCTGGAGCTGGAATCCGACCCCGACGAGCCCGTGCTCATCGGGGTGCTCGAGGTCGCGGGAGCATCGCTCGAGCCGGTGTCGGTGGTTGCGGCCTGCGAGGAGCAGCCCGCAAGGGCGAAGGCTCCGGCGACGCCGATGACGGCGGCGGCAGTGCGGACGGGGCGGGGTACGGCGTTCGTGCGGATCATTTTCGGTCCTCCTGGATGCGGTGCCTCGACAGACGAGCCCGGTGTACACCGTGCCCGTCCCTCGCGCTGTCGTAGCCGTCCGCTGTATGCGGCGGCATGGACCATCCTGCGCAGAGGACTTTTGTGACCGCTATGAATCCCGAGGAATGTGGATAAGAATCTGTCAGGCAGCGCCGTCGAACATGCTCGTGACCGACCCGTCCTCGAAGACCTCGCGGATCGCGCGGCCCAGGAGCGGCGCGATCGGCAGCACGGTCAGCGCCGGGAAGCGCTTCTCTTCGGGAAGCGGGATCGTGTCGGTGACCACGACCTCGTCGATCGACGCATCCTGCAAGCGCTCGGTCGCCGGGTCGCTGAAGACAGCGTGCGTGGCCGCCACGATGACGCGTTCGGCACCGCTCGCCTTGAGCGCCTGTGCGGCCTTGACGATCGTGCCGCCGGTGTCGATCATGTCGTCCACCAGCAGGCACACGCGCCCGGCGACCGAACCGACGATCTCGTTGACCGTCACCTGGTTGGCGACGTTGGGGTCCCGACGCTTGTGGATGATCGCCAGCGGCGCGCCGAGGCTGTCCGACCATGTGTCGGCCACCCGCACCCGGCCGGTGTCCGGCGAGACGACCGTCAGCTTCGCGCGGTCCTCGGGGGTCAGGGTGCGCTCGAAGTACTCGAGCAGCACGGGCTTCGCGAACAGGTGGTCGACGGGGCCGTCGAAGAAGCCCTGGATCTGCGCAGCGTGCAGGTCGACGCTCATGACGCGGTCGGCGCCCGCGGTCTTCAGCAGGTCGGCGACCAGGCGCGCGCTGATCGGCTCGCGACCGCGGCCCTTCTTGTCCTGGCGGGAGTAGGGGAAGTACGGCGCGACGACGGTGATGCGCTTGGCGGATGCGCGCTTGGCAGCATCCAGCATGATGAGCGTCTCCATGAGCCACTCGTTCACCGGCGGGCCGAAGCTCTGCAGCAGGAAGAAGTCGCAGCCGCGGATCGAGACCTCGAAGCGGGTCAGGATCTCACCCGACGCGAACGTGCGGTACTCGGTGGGTACGAGCTGCGTGCCCAGCTGGGTGGCGACTTCCGTCGCCAGCTCGGGGTGCGAACGCCCCGAAGCCACGACGAGACGCTTCTTGGTCTTGGCGACCAGTCCCGGAGCGATTCCGCGCTCGCGATCCAGATCGACCGTCTTATCTTTGCGTGCCATCGCCAGCTTCCTGTGCGGTCCGTGCGCGCTTCGCCGCATCAGCTGCGGCCGTGCCCGGCCTGTTGTTCTCGACCCATCCCTCGACGTTGCGCTGAGGGGCGACGCTGAGAGCCAGGGCACCGGCCGGAACATCCTTGCGGATGACAGCTCCGGCACCGGTTTTCGCGCCGTCTCCGATCTTAACCGGCGCCACGAACACATTGTGCGAGCCGCTGTGCACCTCGTCACCGATCTCGGTGCGGTGCTTGGCGATGTCGTCGTAGTTCGCGGTGATCGCGCCGGCGCCGAGGTTGACGCCGCGGCCGATCGTCGTGTCGCCGATGTAGGAGAGGTGGGGCACCTTGCTGCCCTCGCCGATCTGCGAGTTCTTCGTCTCGACGAAGGTGCCGATCTTGCCGTCGGCGGCGAGCGTCGTGCCGGGGCGGAGGTAGGCGAACGGTCCGACGCTCGCGCGCGGGCCGATGACGGCGAGGGTCGCATCCGTGCGGCGGACGACCGCATCCTCCCCGACCTCGCAGTCGGTGAGGCTCGTGTCGGGACCGATCGTCGCGCCCGCGGCGACCGACGTCGCCCCCAGCAGATACGTGCCCGGCAGCACCGTCACATCCTCGGCGAGGGTCGCGTCGACGTCGATCCACGTCGTCGCGGGATCCAGGATGCTGGCGCCCGCCATCTGCCAGCGGCGCACGGTGCGGGCGTTGAGGATGCGGGCGGCCTCGGCGAGCTGCACCCGGTCGTTGACGCCGAGGGCGGCGGCCGGGTCGGGCGACTGTCCGACGGCGATGCGCTCCCCGGCGCGGCGGGCCAGCGCCACCACGTCCGTGAGGTACTTCTCCCCCTGGGCGTTGGCCTGGCCGACCTCGGGGAGGTGCCGGCGCAGCGCCTCGGCGCGGAAGACGTACACGCCCGCGTTGATCTCGGCGACCTCGGCCTCGTGGTCGGTGGCGTCCTTCTGCTCGACGATGCGCTCGACGTCGCCGGAGGCATCGCGCAGCACCCGGCCGTAGCCGGTGGGGTCGCTGAGGACCGCGCTGAGCAGTGTCACGGCCGCCTCGCGCGCCCGGTGGGTCTCGACCAGGGCCTGCAGCGTCTCGGCCTCGAGCAGCGGCACATCGCCGCTGAGCACGAGCACGTCTCCCTCGAAGGTGTCGAGGCCGGCGAGTCCGAGCTCCACGGCGCGGCCGGTGCCGGGGATCTCGTCCTGATCCACGACCACCGCGTCGGGAGCGAGGGCGGCGACAGCCTCGGCGACGAGCGCCCGCTCGTGGCGCACCACGACCGCCACACGAGCGGGCTCGAGCACGCGGGCCGTGCGCAGCACGTGACCCACGAGGGGTTGTCCGGCGAGCGGGTGCAGCACCTTGGGGAGGCGGGAGCGCATGCGCGTTCCCTGACCGGCGGCGAGGACGATGACGGCGAGCGGTGCCTTGAGCGATTCCGACATGCTCCGCCGCCAGGACTCGAACCTAGACCTCACAGCTCCAAAGGCTGTCGTGCTGCCATTACACCACGGCGGACCGCCCGCGCTCAGGCGGGCTCCCCCAGTCTGCCACCTGCGGCCACACCCTCCCGCATCCGCTCTGTGCGTCGCCCCGCGCCCGGCCCGCCGCATCCGCTCGCGCTCGGGCAGCCCACTTCCCGCGAGACTGCACTTTCGCCACGAGATCACGGGTAATGACAGTGATCTCGTGCTCGAAATGCAGTCTCGCCGACGAGAGGGGAGCACGGATCGCCATAATGGCCTCATGGCGACAGAGAGCGACGAGGTCGACCGCATCGTCGGGTCGTGGACGACCCAGCGGCCGGACCTCGACTTCTCGCCGCTCGAGGTGCTCTCGCGCGTCGACCGCCTGTCGCGCCACCTCGACCGCGCCCGGCGCGAGGCGTTCCGCCGCAGCGACCTGGAACCGTGGGAGTGGGATGTGCTCTCCGCGCTGCGGCGCTCCGGTGAGCCGTACCAGCTCAGCCCCAAGCAGCTGCTGCAGCAGACGCTCGTCTCCAGCGGCACCATGACCAACCGCATCGACCGGCTCGTGGGGCGTCGACTCGTCCGCCGCGAGGCGGATCCCGCCGACGGACGCAGCGTGCACGTCATCCTCACCGACGAGGGCCGCACCCGCGTCGATGCCGCCATCACCCGCCTGGTCGATGCGGAGGCGCTGCTGCTGCAGCGACTGTCCCGCAGCGACCGGGACCGCCTCGCCGCCCTGCTGCGCAAACTCTCCCTGGGATTCGACACATGAGCGACGACACCGCCACCGCCCCGGATGCGGCTCGGCACCGCAAGCTGCAGCGCTGGTTCGACAACCGCTTCCGCACCCCTGTCGCCGTCTACGGCCTGATCGTCTACACGACGGTCGTGCTGATCGCCGACGAGGAAGGCCCCGTCAGCGAGATGCTCACGGTGTCCATCAGCAGCCTCGTCGTCTTCTACCTCGCGCACGTGTTCGCCCACACGCTGTCGGACCACGGCCGCCACGGTCTCGGCACCGCGACACGGCTCGCCTTCATCCATTCGCTCGGCATGCTCTACGCGTGCGCACCGTCAACGATCGCCATGATCATCACGGCGTTCTTCACCTCGGATGCGGGCGACGTGCAGGATGCCGGCATCTGGGCGGCTCTCGCGATGCTCGCCGTCCTCGGTTTCTCCGCCTACGCGCGCACCGGTGCGAAGCTCTGGGTGCGCCTGCTCGGCGCCGTCGGCACCGCGTTCCTGGGTCTGCTCGTGGTGATGCTGGAGTTCTGGCTGCACTGACCACGATGCTCAGCCCAGCGAGAAGCCTCCGTCGCCGGTGAGCACCTGACCCACCACCCAGCTTCCGGCCGGGCTCGTGAGCCATCCGATGAGCTCGGCCGCATCCTCGGGCCGACCGAAGCGTCCGAACGGGGTCGTGCGCAGATACTCCTCGATGCCGTCCAGGGGACGATCTGCGGTCTCGGCGTCCAAGTAGCCCGTGTTCACCGGACCGGGGTTCACGGTGTTGAGCACGATTCCCAACTCCAGCAGCTCGGCGGCGACGGACGGTGTGATCCCCGCGAGCGCGGCCTTGCTCGTGGCGTAGGCGATCTCTCCTCGCATCGGCCCGTGGATCTGACCGGAGGTCATCCAGATGACGTGCCCCTGCGGCTCCGCGAACGGCTTCGCGCCGCTCACGCGCTCTCCGGGCCGCCGCTGCTCGTGCTGGCCCGGAGCCTTGCGGCGGGCGAAGTCGGCGGTCAGCAGCAGCGTCGAGCGCGCGTTCACCTGCCAGAACGCGTCGAGACGCTCGGGCGTCATATCGAGGATGCTGCCGTCGTCGCCGCTCTTGGCGTGATTGCAGACGAGGATGTCGACGGCGCCGGTCGCAGCGGCGGCCGCATCCATCACCCGGGCGATCGCGCCCTCGTCGGCGAGATCCGCGCCGATGTCGGTCAGCGTCGCTCCGGAGACGAGCTCGGCGCCGATGCCGGCGCGGACCGCGTCGAGATCGTCGGCTCCCCATGGCTGGTCGACGTCGTGCGGGCGGTGGTGCTGGATGACGAGGTGCGCGCCGCGGGCGGCGAGTGAGCGGGCGACGGCGTAGCCGATGCCGCGACGGCGGGAGACGCCGGTGACGAGAGCGGTGCGGCCACTCAGGGGAAGATCTGCATGCATGGGTGGACCCTTTCCGAGGCGCGCGAGCGCGCGTGTGCGGGAGAAGAAGGCGGGTCACCGGCATTGCATGCTGCGAGCGTACCAACCGCACCGGGAGCGGGAGGCGGTCATCTAGCCTGGAGACAACATGGCTCATCTACTCGGCGGCGAAGCCCTTCATCTCGAATACCCGACGAAGGTCGTCTTCGACTCCGTCTCGCTCGGTGTGAACGAGGGCGATCGCATCGGCATCGTCGGCCGCAACGGCGACGGCAAGTCCACGCTGCTCGGCATGCTCGCCGGGCGCACCGCACCCGACAGCGGACGCGTCACCGTCCGCGGCGGCGTCAGCATCGGCGTTCTCGATCAGGCCGACACCCTCGTCGATGGGCGCACGATCGGCGAGAGCGTCGTCGGCGACCGCCCCGAGCACGAATGGGCCGGTGACGCCCGCGCGCGCGACGTCATCGCGGGGCTCCTCGGCGACCTCGACTGGGATGCGGATGTCGCGACCCTGTCCGGCGGACAGCGGCGACGCGTCGCGCTCGCGGCTCTGCTCGCCGGCGACTGGGACGTCATCGCCCTCGACGAGCCCACCAACCACCTCGATGTCGAGGCGATCAGCTGGCTCGCAGCGCACCTGAAGAAGCGGTGGCCGCAGAACGCCGGGGGCCTGCTCGTCGTGACGCACGACCGGTGGTTCCTCGATGAGGTGTGCACGATGACATGGGAGGTGCACGACCGCATCGTCGAGCCCTTCGAGGGCGGCTACGCCGCCTACATCCTGCAACGAGTGGAGCGCGACCGGCAGGCCGCGACGATCGAGTCGAAGCGGCAGAACCTGGCCCGTAAGGAGCTGGCCTGGCTGCGGCGCGGCGCGCCCGCGCGCACGTCGAAGCCGAAGTTCCGCATCGACGCGGCGAACGAGCTCATCGCCGACGTGCCCGAGATCCGCGACAGCGTCTCCCTGCGCTCCCTCGCCGTCGCGCGGCTCGGCAAGGACGTCGTGGACCTGCTCGACGCCTCCGTCTCGTACGACGATCGCGAGGTGCTGCATGAAGTCGAGTGGCGCATCGCGCCGGGCGAGCGCACCGGCATCCTCGGGGTGAACGGCGCCGGCAAGTCCACCCTGCTGGGGCTCGTCTCGGGTGAGATCGCACCCACCGCGGGGCGCGTGAAGCGCGGCAAGACCGTGCAGGTCGCGACACTCTCGCAGCGCATGGACGAGCTCGACGAGCACCTCGACTCCCCCGTGCGCGTCGTGCTCGCGGGCCTGCGGACGACGTACTCGTTCGGGGCAGGATCGAAGGCGCAAGAGCTTACCCCCGGTCAGCTGCTCGAGCGCCTGGGCTTCTCCAGCGCGCAGCTCTCAACGCCCGTGAAGGACCTCTCGGGCGGACAGAAGCGGCGCCTGCAGCTGCTGCTCGTGCTGCTCTCGCAGCCCAACGTGCTGATCCTCGACGAGCCGACCAACGACCTCGACACCGACATGCTCGCGGCGATGGAGGACCTGCTCGACTCGTGGCCGGGCACCCTCGTCGTCGTCTCGCACGACCGGTACTTCCTCGAGCGTGTCACCGACCAGCAGTACGCGATCCTCGACGGCCGCTTCCGGCACCTGCCGGGCGGCGTCGACGAGTATCTGCGTCTGCGTGCCGCGCAGCCCGGCTCCCGGTCGTTGAGCGAGGAGCGCAGCAACGAGACGAAACGTGGCACGCCCGCCTCATCGCCCACCCTCGCGGGCGCAGAGCGTCGCGCCGCCGAGAAGGAGCTCTCGGCGATCGACCGACGCCTCGCGAAGCTGCAGAGCGAGATCACCGCGCTCGACGCCCGGTTCGCCGACGCCCACGACGACTACGACCGGCTGCTCGAACTGCAGCGCACGCGTGACGGGTACGTCGCCGAGGTCGCAACCCTCGAAGAGCGCTGGCTGGAACTCGGCGAGGCGCTCGACGACTGAGCGCCCCACCGAAGGCTCGTCAGGCGGGCACGGCCTCGCGCGGGTGCTCGACGCACCAGGCGAGGCAGGCACGGATCTCGCCCAGCACATCGTCGGGTTCGACGTCGAGGGCGATCGTGTCGGCCACATCCCCCACCGCGCGCTTCTCCCCGAGCAGCGCCGTGTCGGCGGGATGCAGGCCGAACTCGCGTCCGACCGCCTGCACCTCGGCCTCGCGCGCCTCGGAGGTGGGAAGCAGATCACCCAGCGGCACCACCGCGACATCGTGCGGGTCGCGACCGACCGCTTCGCAGCACAGTTCGAGGAACTGGGAGTGGCTCAGCTCGTAGGCACTCAGCGTGTACCTGCTGCCGTGCGTCCCGCGCTCCATCGCACCGACGGCGGCCTGCGCGACCTGGCGCACCGTGACGGCGGACGTGGACCCTCCCAGCACCGGGATCGGCCCGGCGCTGGCCGCGACCGCATCCAGCACGGCCTGCCAGCGGGGGCGCTGCCCCGCCACGATGCCGAAGATGTACGGCAGGCGCAGCACCATGACGTCCATCGCGCCGTCACCCTCGAGCACGGCGACCTCCTCCTGCGCGTAGCGGGAGCGCGGGTACGCGTTGCGGGTGCGGAACCCGAGTTCGGGCCAGCGCTCCCCCCACTCGGCGGTGTCGGAGCCGAAGACGATGAAGCGCTGCACCCCGGCCGCGCGGGCGAGGCGCGCGAGGCGCTGCGTCGGGACGACATTGGCCTCGTAGTAGAAGCGGGATGCGGGTGCCGGCGGCAGGGTGCGCTCATCGGCACCCATCGCGAAGAACACCGCATCCGTGCCGGTGAGCAGATCGGTGAGCTCGCCGTCGGTCATCAGGTTCAGATCGCCCCAGTGGGCGTCGACCTCCACCGGCAGCTCCGGCGCGTCGGTCGCGGGCAGCGCGAGCGTCGCGACCCGATAGC
Proteins encoded:
- a CDS encoding FAD-dependent oxidoreductase — protein: MIASFTAGANRVTALFGRLSMYRLVQLALGVLAAIAFVLSFAGLVVPTPWELLATALVLVVVGVLADTTAQRLLRLPLRTESTLITSVILLFVLRPTVEPMGLVGIAIAALAASVSKYLLAWRGRHIFNPAAVGATVVTIVSALLPLDSGIGGSAWWVGTPVLFGPVLLLGLIVLWRTEKIRVVGLFFVVAVAVNLIRVFVQYQQSGLAIDAGTVIGQVLTASPFLFLGAFMLSEPLTLPPRRWQQYTVAAVVGVLAGWPIPVGYMTLGQERALLIGNLIAFLLCLRQAVRLTLVERHSPSPTVRELVFRAERGLAFRAGQYLELDVPHRRADARGTRREFSIVSAPEDLPTVRVAYRDGVGPQSSYKKALGEVQPGKKLAVTGIWGDFVLPKDTSRPVLLVAAGIGVTPFVSQLRHLAASGVRRDIVLVFVASDAGQLVFRDDLAASGVPVVVFTPDDPGTLPANWTWAGPDRIDAGHLARVVPDIGQRHAYVSGPPRLIADLAPALEKARGITTDAFSGY
- a CDS encoding FAD:protein FMN transferase; amino-acid sequence: MSELWRFDAIGTRWEIETAEPITDQTRTLIGAVIDGFDEEWSRFRPDSLVSRLAAHGGEAAAPADAVAMLDAYLELDAATAGAVNPLVGESLARRGYDAAYSFVDRGPSPAPSWQQVLEWDAQTLRLARPALLDVGALGKGRLVDLVAKILAGSVAGDFVVDASGDMAVRGGPVRVGLEHPFDPSRAIGVFEVEDAALCASATNRRAWGEGLHHVLDARTGVPVRTIAATWALASDAMHADAAATALFFDGGPELAADWGVSWVRMTTDGTVEWSVDQKAELFL
- a CDS encoding FMN-binding protein, with translation MIRTNAVPRPVRTAAAVIGVAGAFALAGCSSQAATTDTGSSDAPATSSTPMSTGSSGSDSSSSSSSGTYKDGTYTAEGSYQTPETVEKITVKVTLADDTITAVDVTGDPQARESQQYQGQFIGGISDEVVGKKIDDIKVSRVAGSSLTSGGFNQAIEEIKTEAKS
- a CDS encoding ribose-phosphate diphosphokinase — protein: MARKDKTVDLDRERGIAPGLVAKTKKRLVVASGRSHPELATEVATQLGTQLVPTEYRTFASGEILTRFEVSIRGCDFFLLQSFGPPVNEWLMETLIMLDAAKRASAKRITVVAPYFPYSRQDKKGRGREPISARLVADLLKTAGADRVMSVDLHAAQIQGFFDGPVDHLFAKPVLLEYFERTLTPEDRAKLTVVSPDTGRVRVADTWSDSLGAPLAIIHKRRDPNVANQVTVNEIVGSVAGRVCLLVDDMIDTGGTIVKAAQALKASGAERVIVAATHAVFSDPATERLQDASIDEVVVTDTIPLPEEKRFPALTVLPIAPLLGRAIREVFEDGSVTSMFDGAA
- the glmU gene encoding bifunctional UDP-N-acetylglucosamine diphosphorylase/glucosamine-1-phosphate N-acetyltransferase GlmU; the protein is MSESLKAPLAVIVLAAGQGTRMRSRLPKVLHPLAGQPLVGHVLRTARVLEPARVAVVVRHERALVAEAVAALAPDAVVVDQDEIPGTGRAVELGLAGLDTFEGDVLVLSGDVPLLEAETLQALVETHRAREAAVTLLSAVLSDPTGYGRVLRDASGDVERIVEQKDATDHEAEVAEINAGVYVFRAEALRRHLPEVGQANAQGEKYLTDVVALARRAGERIAVGQSPDPAAALGVNDRVQLAEAARILNARTVRRWQMAGASILDPATTWIDVDATLAEDVTVLPGTYLLGATSVAAGATIGPDTSLTDCEVGEDAVVRRTDATLAVIGPRASVGPFAYLRPGTTLAADGKIGTFVETKNSQIGEGSKVPHLSYIGDTTIGRGVNLGAGAITANYDDIAKHRTEIGDEVHSGSHNVFVAPVKIGDGAKTGAGAVIRKDVPAGALALSVAPQRNVEGWVENNRPGTAAADAAKRARTAQEAGDGTQR
- a CDS encoding MarR family winged helix-turn-helix transcriptional regulator — its product is MATESDEVDRIVGSWTTQRPDLDFSPLEVLSRVDRLSRHLDRARREAFRRSDLEPWEWDVLSALRRSGEPYQLSPKQLLQQTLVSSGTMTNRIDRLVGRRLVRREADPADGRSVHVILTDEGRTRVDAAITRLVDAEALLLQRLSRSDRDRLAALLRKLSLGFDT
- a CDS encoding SDR family oxidoreductase; this translates as MHADLPLSGRTALVTGVSRRRGIGYAVARSLAARGAHLVIQHHRPHDVDQPWGADDLDAVRAGIGAELVSGATLTDIGADLADEGAIARVMDAAAAATGAVDILVCNHAKSGDDGSILDMTPERLDAFWQVNARSTLLLTADFARRKAPGQHEQRRPGERVSGAKPFAEPQGHVIWMTSGQIHGPMRGEIAYATSKAALAGITPSVAAELLELGIVLNTVNPGPVNTGYLDAETADRPLDGIEEYLRTTPFGRFGRPEDAAELIGWLTSPAGSWVVGQVLTGDGGFSLG
- a CDS encoding ABC-F family ATP-binding cassette domain-containing protein, whose protein sequence is MAHLLGGEALHLEYPTKVVFDSVSLGVNEGDRIGIVGRNGDGKSTLLGMLAGRTAPDSGRVTVRGGVSIGVLDQADTLVDGRTIGESVVGDRPEHEWAGDARARDVIAGLLGDLDWDADVATLSGGQRRRVALAALLAGDWDVIALDEPTNHLDVEAISWLAAHLKKRWPQNAGGLLVVTHDRWFLDEVCTMTWEVHDRIVEPFEGGYAAYILQRVERDRQAATIESKRQNLARKELAWLRRGAPARTSKPKFRIDAANELIADVPEIRDSVSLRSLAVARLGKDVVDLLDASVSYDDREVLHEVEWRIAPGERTGILGVNGAGKSTLLGLVSGEIAPTAGRVKRGKTVQVATLSQRMDELDEHLDSPVRVVLAGLRTTYSFGAGSKAQELTPGQLLERLGFSSAQLSTPVKDLSGGQKRRLQLLLVLLSQPNVLILDEPTNDLDTDMLAAMEDLLDSWPGTLVVVSHDRYFLERVTDQQYAILDGRFRHLPGGVDEYLRLRAAQPGSRSLSEERSNETKRGTPASSPTLAGAERRAAEKELSAIDRRLAKLQSEITALDARFADAHDDYDRLLELQRTRDGYVAEVATLEERWLELGEALDD
- a CDS encoding NAD-dependent epimerase/dehydratase family protein — protein: MQRALVVGGTGLLGYHTTQELLRRGYRVATLALPATDAPELPVEVDAHWGDLNLMTDGELTDLLTGTDAVFFAMGADERTLPPAPASRFYYEANVVPTQRLARLARAAGVQRFIVFGSDTAEWGERWPELGFRTRNAYPRSRYAQEEVAVLEGDGAMDVMVLRLPYIFGIVAGQRPRWQAVLDAVAASAGPIPVLGGSTSAVTVRQVAQAAVGAMERGTHGSRYTLSAYELSHSQFLELCCEAVGRDPHDVAVVPLGDLLPTSEAREAEVQAVGREFGLHPADTALLGEKRAVGDVADTIALDVEPDDVLGEIRACLAWCVEHPREAVPA